The following proteins come from a genomic window of Rhodococcus qingshengii JCM 15477:
- a CDS encoding PaaI family thioesterase, which yields MKRIPDEVSGSAGPAVENWARSFWSTTSESPDLPPHHPDCLGCGPENPHGHALSVQRDENGVVAHHVFDQRHVGAPGIAHGGAVATVLDDLFGFLLYTVGELAVTRRLELDYLAPVLLGTPYVLRAAVRSRDGRKLDLTATMDDAQGSSVATATALFVVVEVEHFMQSQARAQLRATDTNHTEE from the coding sequence ATGAAAAGAATTCCGGACGAGGTCAGCGGGTCGGCCGGCCCCGCTGTCGAGAACTGGGCGCGCTCGTTCTGGAGCACGACTTCCGAGTCGCCTGATCTACCGCCCCACCACCCCGACTGTCTTGGTTGTGGGCCGGAGAACCCGCACGGCCACGCCCTGTCGGTCCAGCGTGACGAGAACGGCGTGGTAGCTCACCATGTGTTCGATCAACGTCATGTCGGGGCACCCGGGATAGCACACGGCGGCGCGGTGGCGACCGTTCTCGACGATCTGTTCGGCTTCCTGCTTTACACAGTGGGTGAGCTCGCCGTGACGCGGCGTCTCGAGCTCGACTACCTAGCGCCGGTTCTGCTCGGCACTCCATACGTGTTGCGTGCTGCCGTTCGGTCTCGTGATGGGCGCAAACTGGATCTCACGGCCACGATGGACGATGCGCAGGGCAGCTCCGTAGCCACCGCTACTGCCCTGTTCGTGGTGGTCGAGGTCGAACACTTCATGCAGTCCCAAGCCCGAGCCCAACTCCGGGCCACAGACACGAATCACACCGAAGAATAG
- a CDS encoding MFS transporter, with product MAVALVVAAMAALYSALPQIAVATRATQAQLTWIVDGYTLVLACFVLPAGAIGDRYGRRGVLVAGLALFAFASALPLFLADPAWLIAARALAGAGAALVMPSTLSILTAGFPPAHRGRAVGVWAGVAGSGAVLGILGAGVLLEQWSWTSVFVGLTVAGAVLAGLACSIAESRQQEHPPVDWVGAVTVVVAVGAIVFAVIEVPARGWSDSLVAISTAVGLFAVVVFVVVELRSSAPLLDVRLFARRGFGAGALSVCIQFLVTFGVFLLLVQYLQLILGYGPLTAALALTPMVVPLIVISVIAPWLSNIVGLRVMTTVGLLTIAAGLVMVSRLTVAATYPDLLWPLLIMSAGLGLCTAPATFAIVSDTPEAKHGVAAAVNDAAREIGAAIGIAVAGSVLAAGYVQHIQPALPQLPEPARGPVADSLAAALQVADRAGPAGQPLAEFARAAFVHGSGQATLSLAALTAAGALVLAVFAPGRRSRTTATAGDGRR from the coding sequence ATGGCAGTCGCGTTGGTGGTGGCCGCAATGGCGGCATTGTATTCAGCGTTGCCACAGATCGCGGTCGCGACAAGGGCGACGCAAGCTCAACTGACCTGGATAGTCGACGGTTATACGCTGGTATTGGCGTGCTTCGTTCTGCCTGCCGGTGCGATCGGTGACCGGTACGGTCGCCGGGGGGTGCTCGTGGCGGGGTTGGCGTTGTTCGCTTTCGCGTCGGCATTGCCCTTGTTTCTCGCCGACCCGGCGTGGCTGATCGCTGCTCGCGCGTTGGCTGGGGCGGGTGCGGCGCTGGTCATGCCCTCGACGCTGTCGATACTGACCGCGGGATTTCCACCGGCGCATCGCGGTCGCGCTGTAGGTGTGTGGGCCGGGGTTGCTGGATCCGGGGCGGTCCTGGGCATCCTCGGGGCTGGAGTGCTGCTCGAGCAGTGGTCGTGGACCTCGGTGTTCGTCGGGTTGACCGTCGCCGGAGCGGTTCTGGCCGGGTTGGCATGCAGTATCGCGGAGTCCCGCCAGCAGGAGCATCCACCGGTCGATTGGGTGGGCGCGGTGACCGTAGTTGTCGCGGTCGGGGCGATCGTCTTCGCTGTGATCGAGGTTCCGGCCCGTGGCTGGTCGGATTCGCTCGTCGCCATCAGCACTGCGGTGGGCTTGTTTGCGGTTGTGGTGTTCGTCGTCGTAGAACTACGTTCCTCGGCACCCCTACTCGATGTCCGGTTGTTCGCCCGCCGTGGTTTCGGTGCCGGCGCGCTGTCTGTCTGTATCCAATTTCTGGTGACCTTCGGGGTGTTCTTGTTGTTGGTGCAGTATCTGCAGTTGATTCTCGGTTATGGACCGCTCACCGCCGCGTTGGCGTTGACCCCTATGGTCGTGCCGCTCATCGTGATCTCGGTGATTGCACCCTGGCTGTCGAACATTGTTGGGCTGCGGGTGATGACCACTGTAGGTCTGCTCACCATCGCGGCGGGACTGGTGATGGTGAGCAGACTGACCGTCGCGGCGACTTACCCTGACCTGCTGTGGCCCTTGCTCATCATGAGCGCGGGTTTGGGGTTGTGTACCGCCCCTGCGACTTTCGCCATCGTCTCGGACACTCCTGAGGCCAAGCACGGGGTGGCTGCCGCGGTCAACGACGCAGCTCGCGAAATCGGTGCCGCGATTGGGATTGCGGTAGCCGGTAGCGTGCTCGCGGCCGGTTACGTTCAGCACATTCAGCCGGCTCTGCCCCAGCTACCCGAGCCTGCCCGTGGTCCGGTGGCCGATTCTCTGGCCGCCGCGTTGCAGGTCGCCGACCGCGCAGGACCAGCTGGTCAGCCGCTGGCCGAGTTCGCCAGAGCCGCATTCGTACACGGAAGTGGTCAGGCGACGCTGTCGTTGGCGGCGCTGACCGCCGCTGGGGCACTCGTCCTCGCCGTCTTTGCGCCAGGTAGACGCAGCCGTACGACAGCCACCGCGGGTGATGGACGTCGGTGA
- a CDS encoding TetR/AcrR family transcriptional regulator: MVDPLVAAEGPADPRLARSRNRLLEAAGQLLATGGVEAVTVEAVTRMSKVARATLYRHFGSTTDLLAATFERLLPPVDTDIDTGPLRERLISVLTTQADLIDQAPVQMTTLAWLAMGPVNSGDASRRDLDPGAVVSLRARVIEQYRRSLDQILTAPDARTVLGEIDTTFALIQLLGPIVFARLTGLRHIHADDCIQIVDNFLAAHAASVRSSTSRDNSRPRPAATLDPQLTDGQ; encoded by the coding sequence ATGGTCGACCCTCTCGTTGCGGCCGAGGGCCCGGCCGACCCCCGGCTGGCGCGCTCACGTAACCGGTTACTCGAAGCGGCGGGCCAGCTGCTAGCCACCGGCGGCGTCGAGGCGGTCACCGTGGAGGCGGTCACCCGCATGTCGAAGGTTGCACGTGCCACTCTGTACCGACACTTCGGAAGTACCACTGACCTGCTCGCTGCAACCTTCGAGCGACTACTACCCCCAGTCGACACCGATATCGATACCGGTCCGCTACGCGAACGTCTGATTTCGGTGCTCACCACCCAGGCCGACCTCATCGACCAAGCTCCGGTGCAGATGACCACGCTGGCCTGGCTGGCAATGGGACCCGTCAACAGCGGCGACGCCAGCCGGCGCGATCTCGATCCTGGCGCGGTGGTCTCGCTTCGGGCCCGTGTCATAGAGCAATACCGCAGGTCCCTGGATCAGATCCTGACGGCCCCTGACGCCCGCACTGTGCTCGGCGAGATCGACACCACCTTCGCCCTCATTCAGCTCCTCGGACCGATAGTGTTCGCTCGCCTCACAGGACTGCGCCACATCCACGCCGACGACTGCATCCAAATCGTCGACAACTTTCTCGCCGCCCATGCCGCAAGTGTCCGATCGAGCACTTCGCGCGACAACAGCCGTCCACGGCCGGCCGCGACGCTAGACCCGCAGCTCACCGACGGCCAGTAA
- a CDS encoding recombinase family protein, with protein sequence MTIGSGMKIGYARVSTAAQDSSIQVELLAKEGVDRDRVYVDHGISGRQTRRPGLDNAINAAREGDVFCVTKLDRLSRSAKDLHETVGRLADKGVALSIDGKIYDPSDPMGKMFIGVLGLMAEFESDLIRSRTRDAVAAAAAAGKMKGRQHKLTPEERAYLLQVHETGQFKIETLCKNTGLKRSALYSNIQLARIERNDHDRRASETA encoded by the coding sequence GTGACGATCGGGAGTGGAATGAAGATCGGCTACGCACGGGTCAGTACGGCGGCTCAAGATTCGTCGATTCAGGTCGAGCTTCTCGCCAAGGAGGGAGTCGACCGAGACCGGGTCTACGTCGATCACGGAATCAGTGGCCGGCAGACTCGACGGCCCGGGCTCGACAATGCGATCAACGCGGCCCGCGAAGGCGACGTCTTTTGCGTGACCAAACTCGACCGGCTCTCCCGGTCCGCGAAGGATCTCCACGAAACGGTGGGGCGACTGGCGGACAAGGGTGTTGCGTTGTCGATCGACGGGAAGATCTACGACCCGTCGGATCCGATGGGCAAAATGTTCATCGGAGTGCTCGGGCTGATGGCCGAATTCGAGTCAGACCTGATCCGAAGTCGGACCAGGGACGCAGTGGCAGCGGCTGCCGCGGCCGGCAAGATGAAAGGCCGTCAACATAAGCTCACGCCGGAAGAGCGTGCGTACCTGTTGCAGGTGCACGAAACCGGACAGTTCAAAATCGAAACTCTTTGCAAGAACACGGGTTTGAAGCGTTCGGCACTGTATTCGAATATTCAGCTTGCCCGAATTGAGCGCAATGACCACGATCGTAGGGCTTCGGAAACTGCTTGA
- a CDS encoding TetR/AcrR family transcriptional regulator, whose amino-acid sequence MNSPNEPAHTTESTSATPTRPRIGRIPGSKNSAMQDRAVRTREAIIAVAARHFDTDGYGHTSINTISGTGKFAKGAMYYHFPSKEAMAEHLISDWNHTLDETISEALAAGSSSTAGEKLAAIFISLAQHIGEDTNLRAGMKLTLEPTINNGAAFAHWVDAISDIIEPAITAGELTDTPTTPRLAWNLCAGTLGAAHASATLREDIDLATRIADAVTAQLRNALMPA is encoded by the coding sequence GTGAACAGCCCCAACGAACCGGCACACACCACGGAAAGCACTTCCGCCACGCCAACCCGCCCCCGGATCGGGCGCATCCCCGGCAGCAAGAACTCGGCAATGCAGGACCGTGCAGTGCGGACACGAGAAGCGATCATCGCCGTCGCGGCACGGCATTTCGACACCGACGGATACGGCCACACCAGCATCAACACCATCAGCGGTACCGGAAAATTCGCCAAAGGCGCTATGTACTACCACTTCCCATCCAAAGAAGCGATGGCCGAACACCTCATCTCGGACTGGAACCACACCCTCGACGAAACCATCAGCGAAGCACTGGCGGCCGGTTCGAGCAGCACAGCAGGGGAGAAGCTGGCAGCGATCTTTATCTCGCTCGCACAGCACATCGGCGAAGACACCAACCTCCGCGCCGGCATGAAACTCACCCTCGAACCCACCATCAACAACGGCGCAGCATTCGCACACTGGGTCGACGCCATCAGCGACATCATCGAACCCGCCATCACCGCAGGCGAACTCACCGACACCCCCACCACACCCCGACTCGCATGGAACCTCTGCGCCGGCACCCTCGGAGCCGCCCACGCATCCGCAACCTTGCGAGAGGACATCGACCTCGCAACCCGCATCGCAGACGCGGTAACAGCGCAGCTGCGCAACGCACTCATGCCTGCATGA
- a CDS encoding TetR/AcrR family transcriptional regulator gives MNNHTDRSEGIDHGKTGRPPMQPRAKITREAILEVSATLFSRTGYAGTSINDILAISETTKGAMYFHFSKKESIASEMLCRWSAAVSETVGKAAATGQPADRQVIMIYRDLARRTQTEAITRAGLTLSVDKSLSDACATYESWTDAITPIVIDAIRSGALDCAESMSRLADTLCAGFVGAVQVAASLDENHTITKRVDDLLLMWRGTDPAAVRMVEGASL, from the coding sequence ATGAACAATCATACCGACCGCTCCGAAGGCATCGACCACGGCAAAACCGGCCGACCACCTATGCAGCCACGAGCGAAAATCACCCGAGAAGCGATCCTCGAGGTGTCCGCCACCCTCTTCAGTCGAACCGGGTATGCGGGCACCAGCATCAATGACATCTTGGCGATCTCTGAGACCACCAAAGGTGCGATGTACTTCCACTTCTCGAAGAAGGAATCCATCGCGAGCGAGATGCTCTGCCGCTGGTCCGCCGCAGTCTCCGAGACAGTGGGGAAGGCCGCAGCGACAGGTCAACCCGCCGATCGGCAAGTGATCATGATCTACCGGGACCTCGCCCGCCGCACCCAAACAGAAGCGATCACCCGAGCTGGACTCACCCTGTCCGTCGACAAGTCGCTCAGTGATGCGTGTGCCACCTACGAATCGTGGACCGACGCGATCACACCGATCGTCATAGACGCGATCCGTTCCGGCGCCCTCGACTGCGCGGAAAGCATGTCCAGGCTCGCAGACACTCTCTGCGCCGGATTCGTCGGCGCAGTGCAGGTTGCAGCTAGCCTCGACGAGAACCACACCATCACCAAACGAGTCGACGATCTGCTGCTGATGTGGCGCGGAACCGACCCGGCCGCCGTCCGTATGGTCGAAGGAGCATCCCTGTGA
- a CDS encoding DUF2637 domain-containing protein, whose product MTDFSLRAARIQLGALLAALALAIVIALGITTGAFVLSFAVQRDLARQALIPEHLTWIFPAIVDSAILGATIAIVIISKLNMNKRDRGFYIALDVSVVVISILGNAYHAYHAAIAAQESIDGGGDLGFIPLAPAIAAAIAIIPPALVLAFTHGITILVKAVGMAYAAYRAIVESATDSEDATSIASDLTVGRGPIRVPQPREKIAHNIAEQEDDDLDVDAKAVDAKAGNEDAFADFAEPFFVDEMTNEGLDDILDPQDAATEFPDRRAVEEAQADTDADIDDLMSFIARSNLAKNVKDTAVRKLTNPNLTWETIALESKPPVATSTAWRRYEKFDAAAREAGFDSPPLPDLRAAENPMRSELATV is encoded by the coding sequence ATGACCGACTTTAGCCTTCGGGCAGCTCGTATTCAGCTAGGCGCATTGCTTGCTGCACTCGCACTCGCGATCGTCATTGCGCTCGGTATCACCACCGGCGCATTCGTACTTTCCTTCGCCGTGCAACGCGACCTCGCGCGGCAAGCACTGATCCCCGAACACCTGACCTGGATCTTCCCAGCGATCGTCGACAGCGCCATCCTCGGCGCCACCATCGCCATCGTCATCATCAGCAAGCTCAACATGAACAAGCGCGACAGGGGCTTCTACATCGCACTCGACGTCAGCGTCGTCGTGATCAGCATTCTCGGAAACGCCTACCACGCCTATCACGCAGCAATCGCCGCGCAGGAGTCGATCGATGGTGGGGGAGACCTTGGGTTCATTCCACTCGCGCCCGCTATTGCAGCGGCCATAGCGATCATTCCGCCGGCCCTGGTCTTGGCTTTCACGCACGGAATCACAATTCTGGTGAAGGCAGTCGGAATGGCGTACGCCGCTTACCGTGCGATCGTCGAAAGTGCCACCGACAGTGAGGATGCAACGAGTATTGCATCTGACCTCACCGTAGGCCGGGGACCGATCCGCGTCCCTCAGCCCCGCGAGAAGATCGCCCACAATATTGCGGAGCAGGAGGACGACGATCTAGACGTAGACGCCAAAGCGGTGGATGCGAAGGCCGGCAACGAGGACGCTTTTGCGGACTTTGCGGAGCCGTTTTTCGTGGACGAAATGACGAATGAAGGCCTCGACGACATCCTCGATCCCCAAGACGCCGCTACGGAGTTCCCAGACCGCCGCGCCGTCGAAGAAGCACAGGCCGACACGGATGCCGACATAGACGACCTCATGTCTTTCATCGCCCGGTCGAATCTCGCGAAGAACGTCAAAGACACAGCGGTCCGCAAGCTGACAAACCCGAACCTCACGTGGGAAACCATCGCTCTGGAATCGAAGCCGCCTGTCGCGACATCGACCGCATGGCGCCGGTACGAGAAGTTCGATGCCGCAGCTCGAGAAGCAGGCTTCGACAGTCCACCATTGCCCGACCTGCGAGCCGCCGAGAACCCGATGCGCAGCGAACTCGCCACCGTTTGA
- a CDS encoding ParB family protein has translation MNDRPERKLTALPPRNVTGDLSRMQRSNRTAAQVPPPPQPTPTAVEKPKPKRITVYVDQAVFSRARGAYRNTSHLEDDKSWSQFVEKALAAEAERRETAHNSGNQYEAETGALPSGRPISDD, from the coding sequence ATGAATGACCGGCCCGAACGAAAGCTCACGGCGCTACCTCCGCGGAACGTGACTGGTGACCTGTCTCGAATGCAGAGGTCCAACCGCACGGCCGCACAGGTCCCGCCGCCTCCACAGCCCACGCCGACAGCTGTGGAAAAGCCCAAGCCCAAACGTATTACGGTCTACGTCGATCAAGCCGTATTCAGTCGCGCCCGAGGTGCTTACCGAAACACCAGCCACCTTGAGGACGACAAATCCTGGTCGCAATTCGTAGAGAAAGCACTAGCGGCAGAGGCAGAACGCCGGGAAACCGCGCACAACAGCGGAAACCAGTACGAAGCAGAGACTGGCGCACTTCCCAGCGGGCGCCCCATCTCAGACGACTGA
- a CDS encoding ParA family protein, which yields MQTDFHETRKRVIAVINGKGGVLKTTLTANVGGELAASGQKILLVDLDPQGNLAEDLGYTSETGDDQGRSLASAIAFGGDAKPIENVRANLDVLPGGVHLEQATAALAAMASKDPDGAKLALARVLAPMAPAYDMILIDCPPGDETLQTAALAAAKWAFVPVKSDASSRKGMAAVALRIDAVAAINPDLDLLGVVLVAVGTSAKTVLKQARSAIAEAFGNDDVVFTATVRHSEATAQATRERGMLAAELDAVVRSGPKWYDVIKGNAEPQTLAPKSSKSVADDLFAVAQEVVTRVATAEREEARV from the coding sequence ATGCAGACCGACTTTCACGAAACACGCAAAAGGGTGATCGCCGTAATCAACGGCAAGGGTGGTGTCCTAAAGACGACCCTGACAGCTAACGTCGGTGGAGAACTGGCAGCGTCGGGGCAGAAAATTCTGCTCGTCGACCTCGATCCTCAGGGGAACCTCGCCGAAGACCTCGGGTACACCAGTGAAACCGGCGATGACCAGGGAAGGTCGCTTGCTAGCGCAATCGCTTTCGGCGGTGACGCAAAACCCATCGAAAATGTTCGCGCTAATCTCGATGTTCTCCCTGGGGGAGTTCACCTCGAACAAGCAACAGCAGCGCTTGCCGCTATGGCATCCAAAGATCCCGATGGCGCAAAACTTGCCCTCGCGAGGGTCCTTGCTCCAATGGCGCCCGCATACGACATGATCCTCATCGACTGCCCCCCGGGCGACGAAACCTTGCAGACAGCAGCGCTAGCCGCCGCAAAATGGGCATTCGTGCCAGTCAAATCCGATGCGTCCAGCCGAAAAGGGATGGCAGCCGTTGCACTACGCATCGACGCTGTCGCTGCAATCAACCCCGACCTCGACCTACTGGGCGTCGTTCTCGTAGCCGTCGGTACATCAGCGAAAACCGTGCTCAAGCAAGCCAGGTCTGCAATTGCAGAGGCGTTCGGCAACGACGACGTCGTTTTCACTGCCACCGTCCGTCACTCAGAAGCGACAGCCCAAGCAACACGCGAGCGAGGCATGCTCGCAGCCGAACTCGACGCAGTCGTCCGAAGCGGCCCGAAATGGTACGACGTCATCAAAGGCAACGCCGAGCCTCAGACTCTCGCACCGAAATCGTCCAAATCCGTTGCAGACGACCTCTTTGCAGTTGCGCAAGAAGTTGTCACCCGCGTTGCAACAGCGGAAAGAGAGGAAGCACGGGTATGA